Below is a window of Sulfuricystis multivorans DNA.
CCTACGCCTTGTGCCTGGTGGCGGCCAAACCAGGGCGCCGCGATGGGAATTACACCGTCTCCAATTTGGCTTGCCTTCCCACCGATGCCAATTACTTCCCGTGCCGGAATGAACGAGAGGCTGCAGTCGCCCGCCAGCTCATTGATGAGGGGAAGTCGTTGCTTCGGCCCCTACGTTTTGATAGTGATCCCACTCATCCCCTGGCAGACTTTGCCATTCTCTCGAACGGCATGGTTGATCCGGTATTTGTACTATCTCCGTCCGGCAACGACGAGCTCGACTCAGCGAAGCGCAGTCTGGCTTCGCTGATGCAGCGCAATCATTCCCGGGTCCTGGTTTTCAAGGAATAGATTTCTACGATAGTTCCCGCCGTCCACTCTGGATGGCGACAATGATGCACAGAGCGTTGACGGACTCCGAATTCTAGTTTCTTGCGAATTTAATTCAGAAACGCCTCCTCTCGGTCGGTATCTTGATTGGCGATGCGACAGAAAGTCGCCCCACTCACCAACTCAGGAGATACCCGACATGCAGATAACCACCACCAAGGAAAGCCTCGCTTCTCCCCTCGCTCTCGTCGCCGGTGCCGCCGATACTCGTGGCACGGTTCCCATGCTTGGCGCTGTGCTTTTGAAAACCACCGACGCCGGGAAATTGAGCATGATCTGCTCGAGCACCGGAATGCTGGCGAAGGCGCAGATCCCGGTCGAAGTCAAGCAAAGCGGCGAGATTGCCGTCGACGTGCGTCGGATCAACGAGCTTGTTCGTGCTCTGCCAGAAAAACAGCCTATCGAGATCAGCATTGAATCCGACAAAGGCACTCTACTCGTAAAGTCGGGGCGCTCCCGCTTCCGTCTGCCCGCATTTGCTGCAAGCGCATATCCGCGTATGACGCCTGCGAAGGAAGAACGGATTTCGATCACGATGAGCGCCCATCGACTGGCCGACATGATCGCGGACGTTACTCCGTCGATTGCCGACGCCGATGTGCGCGTGTTCCTCAACGGCGCTCTCTTTACGCTGGACAACGTGGGCCTCTTCATCGTCTCGACGGACGGCCACCGTATGACCGTCAGCCATGAACCAATCACCGGGGCGGACACGCTGGTTCCCCGCAACGTGATCGTTCCGCGCAAGACGGTTCAGCTGGCGAAGAAGCTGCTCGGCCAGGGCGGCAACGTCACGCTGACGCTCGGCTCGAAGAACGTCCAGTTCACCTTCGAGGACGGCACGGTTCTCTTTGGCAACTCGGTGGATGGGCAATTCCCTGCGTGGAAGAACGTGATCCCTGCCAGCACGGAACGGGTCATCGTCTCCGCCGATCGTCTTGCGGCTTCCCTGACGATGTTGGCTGCAGCCCAGGACGACAAGGCAAAGCAAGACGTGATGAAAACCAAGGTCGAGATTAGCTTCACGAAGGCGACCACCACCCTGCGCCGTGGCGATGCCGGTCTGTGCGAACTGGACTCCGTTTCCTCGTCGGACGTTCCGCATGAGTTGGCCTTCAACATCAACTACCTGTCCGATGCGGTGGCGACGATTCGTTCCACCAGCGAAGAAGCCGTCATCGGCTACTCGCCATCCGCGACAGCAATCACGATACGTCCGAAGGGTAAGGACTATCCACTTACCGTGGTCATGCCGATCCGTGTCTGATGGACTTCTACGCAGGATAGAAGTTTTCCAGAAATTCACGATGCAGATAGGCAAAATGCCCTTGTAACCCGCACAGATCAAGGAGATTCCGAATGTTCAAAGCTCTGCAACCGCTGCTTACCGAACGCAGCATCCACATCCTTCTCTCGCCCGCAAAGGACGGCAAGGTTGGCGTCTATGTCGAGCCGGTCAAGCTGGACGACAAGGAGGACAATGCTTTCATCACGCCCTTCCGTTGCGAAGGCACCCCGGAAGAACTCGATGCCGAATTGCCGGGTGTCCTGGCCCAATGGCTGACCTCTCGCGCTGCCGTCACGAGCTCGCTGCGTGATGCGCTGGCCGCAGCCGAGGCTCAAGCCAAGGCTGCTGCCGACGAAGCGAAGAAAAAGGCTGCGGATCGCAACAAGAAGCTCGCCACGACCACCGGCAAAGCCAATGCTACCGCCAAGTCCAGTGTCAAGGTCCCGGCTCAAGTTGTTACTCCTTCGCTGCTCGATGGCTGCGGGGTTGACAAAGAGGATAAAGATGAAACCTGTGAGGGCGGCACTCTGCAGGGCGAAGGCGCATCCCAACCGTCTGTTATCACTACTCCTGCCGCTGCTGCCGTAACCCAGGCGACTTCCTCCGCGCAGAGTGCCGACGCCGCTGCATCGACCTCTGCCGTTACCGCCCCGGCAGCGGCTTCCGTAGCCGCCCCTATCCCGGCGCAGCAGGCTGCCGAACCGGCCCCTGTTCAGGCTACCGCTGCCGTCGTCACCGTCGATCCAGTTACCGCCGAATTGTTTTGACCCTCAGATCAATTCCAACACCCACCAATACAGGAGATTTCTATGAGCATCACTCCCGTCGCCGTCCGTCGCGTTTTCCTCTACAACGGTCGTACCCTGCCTGATCCTAATCCACAGATGACCCCGGAGGCGGTTAAGCAGTTCTATTCGGCAATCCATGCCGACCTGACCAATGCGGTCGTCGAGGGCGGCGCCTTCGTGGGCGACACACAAACCTTCGAGTTCAAGCGCGGACTTGGCACCAAAGGCTGATTTTCCAATCTACGGCAACACACCATGAAACGCGAGGTATTCGAGGAAATGGTCCAGAAAGCTCTCAATGGGCTTGCAGCCAGTCCCGTCGAAGGGAAGCGGAAAAGTCGCAAGGCGGGCATCGGTGGCGTCCGCTACGGCAAGGCCGAGAAGCTGGTCGGTCAAGCCGTTTCCCGTCTCGCGGCCATCAGCCGCTCGAACAAGCCGATTGCCATCCCCTCTCCTGACATAGTGCCGCCGTGCTTCTGACCCTGCCCGTGTTCGCCCCCGAAGTTCCCGCCGTCATCGAGTTCTCCCCGGCGGGTGAGTGGCATCTTCGCCTTGTCTTGGCAATGAGTCGCCTCGGCATGATTTCTGACGACGACCTAGCAGGCCTGCGCCGGAGCAGCATGAGTGCTAGCGTAATCCGCTCCCTGATCGAGAAAGGCTGGCAGCGGGAGGTGGGTGACGATTACACCTTCAAGTTGATTTCGGCCTATGCGCGGCTGATTCTGCCGCACCACGATGAGGAGGGTGAGTTCTCCACTGAGAACGGTGAGCCGCTGGTCGGCGTAGCGATCAATGCTGGTAATCCCGAATGGATCGCCATCGGCAAGGCGTTCTCAGCAATCGAGGCGTTGCAAGCGGGTCTTGGCCGGAAGGCTCTCGGTATCCTCGAAAGGTCGCTTTGTCACTTCGGTACGCCGCATACCGCTGGTGGTGCATTTGAAATGGCGCAGCATCTTTACTGGTGCGGAGAGGATGACGAATCAGTCGTTCTGAAAGAATGCGGTGATGACTCCGATGTTCCCCGCCGCGCCGATCTATTCGACGGTATACCGGAATGGGCCTACTTCTATGCCTCGGTAAACCTCCCCTATGCAACCGACGAAGAGTTTGCGGAAGCTTCCGAGCGGCTGTCTGGTCATCCCGTCGGAAAGCTCCTCGCAGCCTTGCTGCATCTAAACCACGTCGACTCCGACAATGGACTTTTCGCCACGCCATACCAGAGCGACTATTGCAGCATCCCCAATGAGCCACCTGTTGTCTGCGGCTGGCACGGTGAGGACGATTTCGATCAAATCTTTGACGACAATTTTCGCTACTTTGCCGAGAGTGGCGAGGAACCTCCTTGGTGCGGGTGCGTAATGTTCGCCCCGACGGAAGCAGGTATTTTGGAAGCGTTGCCACGCATACGTCATACTGGCATTGTCCTCCGGGCCTTGGATACGGCCCTCTGTGAAGCAAGGAAACTGAACAATGAGCTTTGAAGTCCACGACTGCGCTGCCATGAGCGTGAGGCTGAGAACAGCGATCCTCCTTTACGAAACTCACGGCTATCCACACATCAGTTATGCCACGATCCATCCAGTAGACTGCGGCGATGACAATGGGCCTCCAGTGATTCGGGCGGGTCGTCCTGCTGACCGTTCCAGTCTCAAGGCTGTCTGTGCTTCCCTGTTGAAATCCTCGCGGGTACGCTCTGGCGTTCTTGCGGACAACATTTTGAGCGTTGGTCTTGAACACGTGGTTTGGTGGCAACGCCCCGGCAAGCGCACCTATTTCTTCGATTGCCGCCCCAGTGCTGAAGGTAGCGTCAATGTTGGCAAGCGGGCTGGCATAGGCCCAACCCCCGGGATTGTGTTCGTCGCCAAAGATCAGTCCATGTGGGCTTATGCGGTCAAAGGCAATAATCGCCCGGATGCGGACACGCAGCTTTACCATCTGCCCGCGATGAACGTGTGGGAGGATGGCAAGATCTGTACTGGTTCCATGCCTATCCCGGAAAACACCCTGGCCGAATCCGTCTCAGCCTGGGAGAAGTCTTTTTGGGACAGCAATTTCAGCCACCCGAACCACCCGAAGCCGGTGAATTACAAGGGCGGCATCCATCAATTTTGCATCGACCTTCTGGACGGCAAGTTCAAGAAGTTCCCACAGCGTGTCTTGCGCCCTATCAAGGGGCTGACGTTAGGGAGACTGGTGGATCGCCTCGATGGGGTAACGGAGGGATGAACATGCTCGACGCTACCCTGCAAGCGGCCTGTCCTTGCGTCATGTGTCCGCGCTACGAGCCTCTCACGCTGCTGACCGAAGATAGCCATCGCTTTTTGATCTGCGGCGACGGCCTCTATGTGGAGGTTTGCCGTCCCTGGATTCACGCAATCCTGAAAGTTATGGATTCGCCCATTCCCCTCCCCTACGGCCAGCCGCCTAAGCTCTTTTCGATTCAGTTGCACCGCCGCGCCCTGATCGCGGGTCTACAACATTTCATCCGGCGATCTCGTGAAATTGCTCCGTTGGAGCATGCGGCCTGGCTTACTTTTGATCCAGATCAAAAAACGTTGGGCTACGTAGAGCCGGAAGTCATCAGTCGGGGGGCTGGCCACATTTGCTACTACCGCCCGGATGCGACGCCACACTGTCTTCCGGTTGTGGACTGCCACTCCCACGGTTATCTGCCGGAAGGTGCGTTCTTTTCGGACGAGGACGACGCCGACGACATGACCGATGATGCGAAGCTGGCCTTCGTTGTTGGCAATCTCGACAAACCAGAGGTCAGCGTTGCCATGCGTTTCGTTGGTTTCGGGCTTTCGATCAAATTGTCAGAATGGGTGCGGAGCCTTCTATATGATGACCACATAACGGGCGAAATCGAATTGGGGAATGACAAACATGACGACAGAGAACGTCCATATCCTCTCTGAGGAGCTGTTGCACCGCACCGTTGAGGTCCATGTTATTGGCTGCGGCGGCACCGGATCGCAGTTGCTTCCGCGCCTCGCCCAACTGAGCAAGTGTATGGTGGCTCTTGGCCATCCACACGGTCTCAATGTGCATGTGTGGGACGCTGATACCGTGTCCGAACACAACTGTCTCCGTCAGAATTTTTTTCCTTGTGATGTAGGCCACAACAAGGCCAGCATCATGGTCAATCGGTTGAATATCGGTTTTGGTCTTGCATGGCATGACGAGCCGCGACTATTCACCAGTGATGCGCTTGAGCTTAAATCGGTGGACTTCATCATCGGCTGCGTGGATTCCAAGGCGGCGCGTCGAGAGATTGATGCCTTTGCTCGGAAGTCGTATCACTCCGGGTACTGGATTGATGCCGGGAACGATGCCGTATCGGGACAGGTGGTCGTCGGTCAGTACGGCAAAGCCGTGGCCAATGACCCGATGCGCTTGCCTTTGGTATCGGAGCTTTACCCCGAAATCGTAACCGGTCCGGACGACAATTCACCATCATGCTCGGCTCGGGAAAGCATCCTAAAGCAAGGGCTAGCCACCAACGCGATGGCTGCGGCATGGATTTATGGATGGCTGGCCGAGGCGCTGCGTTACGGTCAGATCAGCTACTCCGGTATTTTCTTCAACCTCGCTACCGGGCGCTCCTCGTCCATTCCGGTCAAATGTTATCCACAAAATCTGTGGATAACTAACCCACCTAACTTCGCGGAAACGGCCAACTCTGCGAGCTAAAGTTGGTCGTGATCAATTTCTAGCCAATTCTCGAAATAAACCCAGATTGTCCATTAGGCCGTCCATTAGGCCGTCTTGTGACCCGATGAGCGAGAACAGGTCTTGAGATGTCGGACTGATCAGGCACTATCAAACTGCGGGCGGGTTCGTCGTGCGGACGCAAACGGCCTCGCCCTCGCCGCAAAATCGCCTCGCGCCCTAATGAACAATCCTGGATAAGTGCAACGAGATTGCTCGCAATAGCTGCGACGCCGTTCGGTTCGGTCTGAAATAGCTGCGACGCTGTTGCGTCCTACGCCAACTCACAAAGACATTTCAAGCAACCTTGTCGCGATTATTTCTGAACTGTCGCAACTATTTCTGTCAGCTTTTGTTACGACGGCGGACGCAAAAAAAAACAGAAACACCCAGTGCCGTTCAGTAGCCTTGGCTGCATGGATATCAAACACATCTCCCCTCTCCTCGGGGCCCTTGACGACGGATATCGCCATCGCCCTCATGAAATGCTTGGCTTCTTCATCAGTGGCGTGATGTCTCTTTGTGGACTGTCAGAATGGCATACGATCCCGGAAGAAATCCGGCCCAAAATCAACGAAGCAGTCGAGGTCTACGCCGACATCGTTGAATCCAGCAAGCCCTTCGAGGACGTCATGGGACCGCTCTACATGGAGCTTGCTTCTCGCGGCGGTCGCCAGCAGCTCGGGCAGTATTTCACGCCCTGGGATGTGGCATCGATGATGGCCCAGGTGATTGCTGGAGAAAAGCCGGAGGACACCGGGCGTCTGCTGAAGGTCTGCGATCCTGCGTGTGGAAGTGGGGTGATGCTTCTCGCCTTTGCACACCATGCTCTTTTCAACTGGGGCGAAGATGCCTTGATTCGCCTGTCGATGACCGGCTGCGACATCGATGCCTATTGTTCCCGGCTCACGGCAGTCCAGCTGGTGGCTAACTGCAACATCTTCAATTTCAGTTTTGGCGAGATCCTTGTTCTTTGTGGCGACTCTCTCTTCCCCGAAAAAGGCATGGAAACCATTGTTCATGCTACGGCTCCGACGGTCTCAAGAGTGTTGCCTGCCCAGGCCCCAGAACGTCTGACTGCCCTAGCTGAGGCAGCTCATGCCCATCCAGACGTATATCAGCACGAGTTATTCGCCGCCTGATGGCATGGGGGGATCGCTTTGCTAAATGATGCCTACGATCCACTGATCGAAGCCGCCAGAAACAACTCGCCGGATGGGCCTGAGCTGCTGCGACAGTTGGGCGAAAAGCTATACGCCGCAAATAGCGACCGCCTGAGATCCATTGACGAAGGTATTATGGCAGCCAAGCGCAACCTGGTGCTTTACTCGAGATTCTTCCCCCCTGAAGTTGCAGCGGCGGTACACGTCTATTACGGACTGGATGAGCCGCTTCTCCTTTCACGCTCGAGTTCCACATCTCCTGTGGCCTGATCAGGTACGCGACAGTCCCCGGCCTTTAGGCCGGGGAAGGATGTCGAGATCTCCAGAAGGCAAACAGAGAAAAGTTTGCCTTGCACGGCCTAGAATTGTTCGGTAAGGCGGCCGTCCAGGCATGCATGAACATCGGAATGGGGCGTAATGATTCAGGCTATCAGGCACCGGGAAGAGACGATCAACACTCAGCTTGCAATCGTTCTCAGCAAGCTGGGCGTCAATGCGGATGCCGAGACGATCCATCGACATGGACAGCAGCGACCGGATGTGATGTTTCTGTTGGGTGGCGTCCGTGTCGTGATCGAGGGCAAGTATGAGGACGTTCCCGATGCGGAAAACACTGTGCTGCGCGACGCCAGGCAGCGCGTTCAAAGCGGCATCTGTCACATCGCCGTAGCGCTGATTTATCCCAAGACGCTTCGAGCGGTTCGCGTAGGGGATCTTGAGGCGGCGTTGTCGAAAAGCAGGTTGAGGCACCTGGTCATTTCCGAGACAGGAGAGACGGACTGGGCTGAAGGAAGTCCCGACGAAGTGCTTGCATCTTTGCGTCGGGCGCACGAGGCGATGACGAAAGACGACATCGTTGCAGCCTCGGCAGAGAGGTTGTCTCAGCGCATCCAGTCCATCGCCGATCTGTGGGCAGGCGCTGGTGGTGTATGCGACAAGCTCTCCGATGTCCTGGGGATGCCTCCGAGGCGCGGGGAGACTGCGGATGAGCGTGATGGCCGCCGCGAAACGGCGGCCAAGGTAGCTGCGCTGGTACTGGCAAACGCCATGATCTTTCAGGAGCAACTGGCGGCAACGAACGCGGATGGACGCATCGACTCGCTGCGGGCCTACGACAACGCCGCAGACCCGATCAATGAGATCAAGGCGCACTGGCGCTGGATTTGGACGCGCATCAACTACGTCCCGATCTTTCAGATTGGTGAGGCCATACTCGAAGAAGTGCCGATCACCCAGGGCGCCATTGCGGCGGTTCGCTGGCTCAAGGACGAGGCCAAGGCGATCTGCGCCAATCAATCGGCGCTGAGGCACGACCTGATGGGACGCATCTACCACTGGCTGCTGCATCATGCCAAATACCTTGGGACGTATTACACGGCCACCTCATCGGCCACGATGCTCCTCAAGCTCACCTTCGCGCAGAAGTGGGACATTGATTTCGGCTCGCTGAAAAAGCTGGTCGATTTCGTTGCTGCCGATCTGGCTTGCGGCACGGGCACGCTGCTGATGGCGACGGCGCAGGCCATCACGGACCGGTTCATCGTCGACCGGGTGAGTTCCGGGAGGAAGATCGAGCAGACCGATCTGAAGCATCTGCACGAGACCCTGATGGAAAACATCATCTACGGCTACGACGTGCTTCCGTCGGCGGTGCATCTCACCGCATCGACACTTGGAATGCTTGCGCCAGAGGTGACATACCGCAGGATGAACCTATTTACGATGCCGATGGGTGTTCAAGGCCGCACGCTGCGGCTTGGCAGCCTGGACTTCATCGGACATCGCACGGTGCCCACCCAGTTCACGCTCGACTACAGCCAAATGGAGGTCAAACAGACGGGCGTTGTCTCCGAGCACTACACGAAGGCCGAGGTGCCGGTCCTCGACCTGTGCGTGATGAATCCCCCGTTTGTGCGCTCCGTGGGCGGCAATCTGCTCTTCGGCAGCCTGCCGGACGATGAGCGTGACAAGCTACAGGCGGAGCTGAAGCGGCGCGCACAG
It encodes the following:
- a CDS encoding N-6 DNA methylase; the encoded protein is MDIKHISPLLGALDDGYRHRPHEMLGFFISGVMSLCGLSEWHTIPEEIRPKINEAVEVYADIVESSKPFEDVMGPLYMELASRGGRQQLGQYFTPWDVASMMAQVIAGEKPEDTGRLLKVCDPACGSGVMLLAFAHHALFNWGEDALIRLSMTGCDIDAYCSRLTAVQLVANCNIFNFSFGEILVLCGDSLFPEKGMETIVHATAPTVSRVLPAQAPERLTALAEAAHAHPDVYQHELFAA
- a CDS encoding PRTRC system protein C, with the protein product MSITPVAVRRVFLYNGRTLPDPNPQMTPEAVKQFYSAIHADLTNAVVEGGAFVGDTQTFEFKRGLGTKG
- the dnaN gene encoding DNA polymerase III subunit beta, with translation MQITTTKESLASPLALVAGAADTRGTVPMLGAVLLKTTDAGKLSMICSSTGMLAKAQIPVEVKQSGEIAVDVRRINELVRALPEKQPIEISIESDKGTLLVKSGRSRFRLPAFAASAYPRMTPAKEERISITMSAHRLADMIADVTPSIADADVRVFLNGALFTLDNVGLFIVSTDGHRMTVSHEPITGADTLVPRNVIVPRKTVQLAKKLLGQGGNVTLTLGSKNVQFTFEDGTVLFGNSVDGQFPAWKNVIPASTERVIVSADRLAASLTMLAAAQDDKAKQDVMKTKVEISFTKATTTLRRGDAGLCELDSVSSSDVPHELAFNINYLSDAVATIRSTSEEAVIGYSPSATAITIRPKGKDYPLTVVMPIRV
- a CDS encoding PRTRC system protein E encodes the protein MFKALQPLLTERSIHILLSPAKDGKVGVYVEPVKLDDKEDNAFITPFRCEGTPEELDAELPGVLAQWLTSRAAVTSSLRDALAAAEAQAKAAADEAKKKAADRNKKLATTTGKANATAKSSVKVPAQVVTPSLLDGCGVDKEDKDETCEGGTLQGEGASQPSVITTPAAAAVTQATSSAQSADAAASTSAVTAPAAASVAAPIPAQQAAEPAPVQATAAVVTVDPVTAELF
- a CDS encoding PRTRC system ThiF family protein, producing the protein MTTENVHILSEELLHRTVEVHVIGCGGTGSQLLPRLAQLSKCMVALGHPHGLNVHVWDADTVSEHNCLRQNFFPCDVGHNKASIMVNRLNIGFGLAWHDEPRLFTSDALELKSVDFIIGCVDSKAARREIDAFARKSYHSGYWIDAGNDAVSGQVVVGQYGKAVANDPMRLPLVSELYPEIVTGPDDNSPSCSARESILKQGLATNAMAAAWIYGWLAEALRYGQISYSGIFFNLATGRSSSIPVKCYPQNLWITNPPNFAETANSAS
- a CDS encoding PRTRC system protein A is translated as MLDATLQAACPCVMCPRYEPLTLLTEDSHRFLICGDGLYVEVCRPWIHAILKVMDSPIPLPYGQPPKLFSIQLHRRALIAGLQHFIRRSREIAPLEHAAWLTFDPDQKTLGYVEPEVISRGAGHICYYRPDATPHCLPVVDCHSHGYLPEGAFFSDEDDADDMTDDAKLAFVVGNLDKPEVSVAMRFVGFGLSIKLSEWVRSLLYDDHITGEIELGNDKHDDRERPYPL
- a CDS encoding PRTRC system protein B codes for the protein MSFEVHDCAAMSVRLRTAILLYETHGYPHISYATIHPVDCGDDNGPPVIRAGRPADRSSLKAVCASLLKSSRVRSGVLADNILSVGLEHVVWWQRPGKRTYFFDCRPSAEGSVNVGKRAGIGPTPGIVFVAKDQSMWAYAVKGNNRPDADTQLYHLPAMNVWEDGKICTGSMPIPENTLAESVSAWEKSFWDSNFSHPNHPKPVNYKGGIHQFCIDLLDGKFKKFPQRVLRPIKGLTLGRLVDRLDGVTEG